GGCGCCCCGATTGGAGATCGACGAAAGGCGTCGCCTTGAGCGCTCGATGCCACGGCAGACCGGAGCCATCGAGGTCCTTCGTCAGCGCATCGAGGAAGGCGAGCCCGATCGCGTGCACGGCGATCGACCCGGCCTCAAGCAGCAGCTTTCCATCGGGCGCTCGCCGCTCTGCGACTTCGCGCGGCAGGTTGCTGTACTCGACCACTTGCGTGACCGCGTGTCCATCGGGGCCGGGCGCATGGCAGAGCACACCGACCTTCTCCGCCGCATCTCGCTTCGGCACGCATTTGCTCGACATCTCTCCCGACGACTCCGTCGAGGCGACATGCGCGCCGATGAAGAGAGGGTCGAGCACATGGACAAGGGGATTGTCGACTTGGAAGTAGCTCACCACCTCGATGCCGCGAGCGCCCATGTCCTCGATGGCGCCACTCTCTCGCAGCGCCCGCAGTGATCCGCCATGACCATCAGGGTTCGTGGCCGGTTCATCCGGTGCGCTCAGGAGCACCCGCCCTTCGAGGTCCAGCGTCGGGACGACCCCCTGAGGGAAGAAGAAGTGATCCGCCGGGCGACGCCCGAAGTAGTTGTTGTCGTGGAAGAACGCGCGGGTGTCCGCATCGTTCAGGGGGCTGGTCATGATGTACCAGGGAATCGACACCCCATGCCTCCGCTCACGCGCAAGGAGTTGCTCCGCAAAGAGGCGAAAGAGCGGCTTGCCCGTGATGACCGTCGCAGGGAAGGTCCCCTTCGGTCCGCGCCAGCCGAGTCGAGTGCCCTGTCCACCGGCCACCGTGAAGGCCGCCACGCGCCCGTGGCGAACGAGCTGTTCACCCGCGGCATGGAGACGGACGGCGTCGGGATGATCGCGCCGAACGACGGGCACGGGCGCCAGCGATGAGACATCGGCAGGGGCCCGGTGCTCAGCCTGATGTCGCATCTCAATGAGTCGCTCGAGAGGAAGCGCGGCGATGCGGGAGAGGAGCGAGCGCTGCTGGCTCTCGCTCAGCGAACTCCAGAAGGTGAGAAGGTGTTCCTGCCCGCAGGCGCGCAGTCGCGAACGCACTTTCTCAAGCGGCATCTCGGCAGTCGTCGGTTCAGGCATCGGGGGCTTCCGGCTCGGTCCATCCCTCCGGTCGATGCCTCACGATGAGCCCCGACCTGAGATAGATGACCTGTTCGCACATGTTGGTGCAGTGGTCGGCGATCCGCTCGAGGGCCTTCACCACGGCCATGAGCCTGAAGGCGAAGGGCACTCCGAAGTGGCCTAGTGCGACCTGTTCCTGCGCGTGCATCAGGATCTCGCGCTTGAAGCGCTCGATCGTGTCATCGAAGAGAAGGACCTGTCGTGCGAGACCTGCGTCCTTGCGTGCGACACTTCGGACGGCGTCCCGCAGCACGCCGAGCACGCTGTTGGCCATGACCCGGAAGGTCGGCGGCACGCGCTCGCTCATCGGGCCCTGCTCGATGACATGCTCGGCGATCACGACGCCCGCGTCGGCGATGCGCTCGAGCTCGTTGTTGACCTTGACGATGGTCAGCACCTCGCGGATGCGATGTTCGTCCTTCTCACCCATGCCGAGCATCGGAACCGAGCGGCGCTCGATCTCGACATCGACCTTGTCGATCGCATCATCCATGGCGACGACGCCTCGGGCTCGCTCGGCGTCGCGGTCGAAGTAGCTTTCGACCGCGCGGGTGCAGAGCTCCAGCACGCGCTCACCCTGGGTGGCCAGATCACGGTCCAGCGCCGCGAGTTTGTCGGCGAAGTCAGGCACGCCGCCGATGGTAGCCGCTACCCTCTCAGAGTGCCCGATCTCTGCGTCAATGTCGATCATGTCGCCACCGTGCGCCAGGCGCGCCGGGGCGATGAGCCCGACCCCCTGGCGGCCGCCGTCGAAGCGGAACTGGGTGGCGCCGCTGGGATCACGGTTCACCTGCGGGAGGATCGGCGGCACATCCAGGACGCCGATGTCCGGCGGTTGCGTCACTCGGTGCAAGGGCGCTTCAACTTGGAGATGGCGGCGACCGACGAAATGGTTCGGATCGCCTGCGAGGTCCGGCCCCACAGCGCTATGCTTGTGCCCGAGCGTCGGGAAGAGATCACCACCGAGGGCGGGCTCGATGTGATCGCCTCGCGGGGGCGCGTGGCCGAGGTGGTGCGGCGCCTCGCAGACCATGGGGTGCCCGTGAGCGTCTTCATCGACCCCGATCCGCGTCAGGTAGAGGCGGCCCACGAGGTCGGTGCCGCCATCTGTGAACTGCACACGGGCGTCTGGGCTCACGCCTTCAAAGATCATGGCAACGATGGTCGCTCGCCACAGGCCGTCGAGGTCCTCGCCGCGCTGACCCGAGCCGCCGACGCCGTGCGCCGGGCGGGATTGCGGCTCAACGCGGGGCATGGATTGACGGCCATCAATGTCAGTCCAGTGGCAAGGCTGCCCGGCCTCGTCGAGCTTCACATCGGCCACTCGATCGTTTCGAGGTCCATTCTGCTGGGGATGCGCCTCGCGGTCCGCGAGATGATCGAGGCGATGGATCGAGCGGCTCGAATGTCACCCGCGGGATAGGCTCACTGTCATCGAGCCCCTCCTGATCACGCGCCCATGCCCCGCCCAACTCCACTGCCAGAACCGAAGGCCCAACCCGTGAGACCGCTGCAAGGTTGCTTCACCGCCATCGTCACTCCCTTCACCGAAGATGGTCGTCAGGTCGATGTCGATCGATTGAAGCGGCAGATCCTCGCGCAGGCTGAAGGCGGCGTGGCGGGCATCGTGCCCTGCGGGACGACCGGTGAGAGCCCCACGCTCACCGAAGAGGAGCACGCGACGGTGGTCGAACTCGCGGTGCGCGAGGGTCATGCGCGCGGGCTCACCGTCATTGCCGGCGCGGGGAGCAATTCGACGGCGCATGCGCTTCACCTGCACAAGCTTGCCCACCGCCTCGGCGCCGATGCGTCGCTTCAGGTGAGCCCCTATTACAACAAGCCGTCGCAGGAGGGGCTCTATCGACACTTCATGACGATCGCCGATGGGACGCCGCTGCCCATCGTGCTCTACAACATTCCGGGCCGCTGCGGCGTGGCGATCGCTCCGGAGACGATCGAGCGTCTCGCGACGCATCCGAACATCGTTGCGGTCAAGGAAGCGACTGGAAGCATGGACTCCGCGAGCGAGATCCGGCAGCGCTGCGGCATCACCATCCTTTCGGGCGATGACTCGCTCACACTGAGTTTCGCCGCCATCGGATCGAGCGGCGTGGTGAGCGTGCTCTCGAACCTGCTCCCGGCGCGGGTGAAGGCGCTCTGCGATGCCTTCCTCTCCGATCGTTATGCCGATGCGCGACGCATCCACGCCGAGCTCTTTCCACTGGCGCGCGGGCTCCTTTCGCTCGACACGAATCCGATTCCCTTGAAGCGTGCGATGGAACTCCTGGGGCGTGACTCGGGAGTCTTGCGCCTGCCGCTCTGTCGCATGTCCGAGTCGCTGGTGCCGCGCGTGCGCGACCTGCTCCAGAAGGCCGGGCTCATGGCCGATGGAGGCGCGCGAATGTCGGGTGAGGCGGGGGCGACGGCCGTCGCGCCGCGCGGGGAGTCGAAGCATTGAGCGATCTCTCCGGCGTCGTCGGTGCGGTCGGGGGCCTGCCCTATCGAATCGCGGTGCTCTGCTACCTCTGGGACCGGCAGGATCGCCTGCTCATGCTTCATCGAAGGAAGCTGCCGAATATCGATATGTACTCGCCCATCGGCGGCAAACTGGAAGTGGCGGCGGGGGAGAGCCCGCGCGAGTGCGCCCTGCGCGAAGTGCGCGAGGAAGCGGGGTTGTCACTTCCCGATGACGGGCTGCGCCTCTTCGGCATCGTCAATGAGCGCGCGTACGAGGGCCAGGGCCACTGGCTCATCTTCCTCTATGAGGCGACGCGTCCGATCGACGATGGCGCCGTACCCGAGGGAGAGTTCGACGAAGGTCGGCTCGAGTGGGTTCCGCTCCAGGAAGTGGAGCGAAGGAACATCCCTGAGACCGATCGCCGTGTCATGTGGCCGGGCGTGAAGCAGCACCGAGGCGGCTTCTTCATGGTGGAGATCGACTGCACCGTGACACCCTTCGTCCATCGAGTGGTCGAGAGCCGTCCGCGCGCGTAACGGCGGCGCGGAGGTCGCGTCAGGGAAGTCCGGCGAGACGACGACATTCATCGACGAGGGCATTCGCGCGAGCCAATGTCGGCGCTTCGGCGATGATGCGGATGATCGGCTCGGTATTGCTTGCCCGCAGGTGGACCCAGCCGTCGTCGAGATCGACGCGAACGCCGTCAACCGTGTTCGGTGACGCATGGGACCACGCCTGCTTCACTCGCTCAAGCGCGGGAGCGACCGCCGCCGCGCCTCCCACGGCCGCGAGGTCGAGCTTTGACTTGACCATGGCGGTCGGCGGCAACTGGGCCACGATCTCCGAGAGAGGTCGCCCGCGTCCGGCCAGCAGGTCGAGCGTGAGCGCCATCGCGGAGAGCGAGTCGCGCACCCAGGTCACGCTCGGCACGATGACGCCGCCGTTGCCCTCTCCGCCGATCAGGCCATGCTCCCTCCTCAGTGCAGCGGCGACATTCGCTTCGCCCACGGCCGTGCGAATCACGCGGCTGCCCGCGAAGTGCCCGGCGACGGCGTCGATCAGGCGGCTCGTTGAGAGATTGGCGGCGAGGACGCCCGCGCCGCGGCGCTCCAGCATGCGCCACACGGCGAGCGCGAGCGTGTACTCCTCGCCCGGGTAGCGGCCTCGTTCATCAACGAGGGCGAGTCGATCGGCGTCGGGGTCCTGCGCGAAACCGACCGCCGCGCCAGCGCGCGGCGTGGCCGCGATGAGTTCACCCAGGTTCGTTTCGAGCGGCTCGGGTGTGTGGGAAAAGAC
The Phycisphaeraceae bacterium genome window above contains:
- a CDS encoding UTP--glucose-1-phosphate uridylyltransferase yields the protein MPLEKVRSRLRACGQEHLLTFWSSLSESQQRSLLSRIAALPLERLIEMRHQAEHRAPADVSSLAPVPVVRRDHPDAVRLHAAGEQLVRHGRVAAFTVAGGQGTRLGWRGPKGTFPATVITGKPLFRLFAEQLLARERRHGVSIPWYIMTSPLNDADTRAFFHDNNYFGRRPADHFFFPQGVVPTLDLEGRVLLSAPDEPATNPDGHGGSLRALRESGAIEDMGARGIEVVSYFQVDNPLVHVLDPLFIGAHVASTESSGEMSSKCVPKRDAAEKVGVLCHAPGPDGHAVTQVVEYSNLPREVAERRAPDGKLLLEAGSIAVHAIGLAFLDALTKDLDGSGLPWHRALKATPFVDLQSGRLVEPKEPNSIKFETFVFDALPLARQSAVLETSRVEEFAPIKNASGEDSPASSHALQSERAALWLEAHGVKVPRRPDGAVDARIEISPLTALEASDLAHASLPRQVERGQDLVL
- the dapA gene encoding 4-hydroxy-tetrahydrodipicolinate synthase; translation: MPRPTPLPEPKAQPVRPLQGCFTAIVTPFTEDGRQVDVDRLKRQILAQAEGGVAGIVPCGTTGESPTLTEEEHATVVELAVREGHARGLTVIAGAGSNSTAHALHLHKLAHRLGADASLQVSPYYNKPSQEGLYRHFMTIADGTPLPIVLYNIPGRCGVAIAPETIERLATHPNIVAVKEATGSMDSASEIRQRCGITILSGDDSLTLSFAAIGSSGVVSVLSNLLPARVKALCDAFLSDRYADARRIHAELFPLARGLLSLDTNPIPLKRAMELLGRDSGVLRLPLCRMSESLVPRVRDLLQKAGLMADGGARMSGEAGATAVAPRGESKH
- a CDS encoding pyridoxine 5'-phosphate synthase — encoded protein: MPDLCVNVDHVATVRQARRGDEPDPLAAAVEAELGGAAGITVHLREDRRHIQDADVRRLRHSVQGRFNLEMAATDEMVRIACEVRPHSAMLVPERREEITTEGGLDVIASRGRVAEVVRRLADHGVPVSVFIDPDPRQVEAAHEVGAAICELHTGVWAHAFKDHGNDGRSPQAVEVLAALTRAADAVRRAGLRLNAGHGLTAINVSPVARLPGLVELHIGHSIVSRSILLGMRLAVREMIEAMDRAARMSPAG
- a CDS encoding NUDIX domain-containing protein — protein: MSDLSGVVGAVGGLPYRIAVLCYLWDRQDRLLMLHRRKLPNIDMYSPIGGKLEVAAGESPRECALREVREEAGLSLPDDGLRLFGIVNERAYEGQGHWLIFLYEATRPIDDGAVPEGEFDEGRLEWVPLQEVERRNIPETDRRVMWPGVKQHRGGFFMVEIDCTVTPFVHRVVESRPRA